A segment of the Pan paniscus chromosome 9, NHGRI_mPanPan1-v2.0_pri, whole genome shotgun sequence genome:
TAtggtttctgctttttcttttatatctaagaaatctttgcctgacCCAGTTGCAAAAAAacattttcctatgttttctcctaGAAGTTCTATAGTTTTAAGTAttatatttaggtctgtgatccattttgaattatttttgtatataatgggtcaaagttttttttttttggcatatgaatattcagttgtttccagcaccatttgttggaaagattttctttctccactgaattatCTTAGCACCTTTTTTGACAGCCAGTTGACCATgtatatgtgggtctatttctctGCTCTATTCTGTTACATATATGCTTACACCTGTACCTACTGTCTTGATTAGTGTAGTTTGATTACAAactctaactttgttcttctttttcaaaattattttggctattctaggtcctttggttttccataaaaatttttagaattagcttgttgATTCTACAGAAAAGAGTccgatgggatttttttttttttttaggattgtgttgaatctgtagatcaatttgggaataATTGAAATCTTAATTGTTTATATTGAGTCTTCTGATTCATTAACACAGTTTCTCTCTCCATTTACAGtatttagatattctttatctGCTCTGCTTTTATGCATTTTTTGGATTTGTTGGAAAACTGTAGGAGAGGGAAGTAACATTTACTCCCTACCTACCTGCTCCAGTCTGGGCTCTTTGCATATCTTATCTCAGTATTTCACACAGTATAGGATGCCCTCTGGTTTTCCTTAAATAACATTAAATCCCATGGGtagaaatttcttccctttgtaatttttttttttttaattttggagacagagtcttgctctgtcacccaggctggagtgaagtggcgtgatctcggctcactgctacctccatctcctggtttcaagtgattctcctgcctcagcctccctggaatagctgggactacaggtgtgtgccaccatgcctggctaattttttgtatttttagtagagatggggtttgccatgttgcccaggctggtctcggactcctgaggtcaggcaatctgcctgcctcggcctttccaagtgctaggattacaggcatgagccactgcacccagcccctttttaattctttttgttttttgtttttgttgagacggagtcttgctctgtcgcctgagctggagagcagtggcgcaatctcggctcactgcaacctctgcctcccaggttcaagcgattctcctgcttcagcctcccaagtagctgagattacagatgttccccaccacacctggcttatgtttgtatttttagcagacatggggttttgccatgttggtcaggctggtctcagactcctgatctcaggtgatctgcctgccttggcctcccaaagtgctgggattacgagtgtgagccactgcgccccgtgGCAACTTTTTATCTATGTTCTGTccttatagttttgcctttttcagaattccatacaaataaaatcatatagtatttttcttttcgattcttcttttgcttagcatactgtatttgagattcatctatgttgttgcctGCAAgtagtttggttttttgttgttgttgctgaatAGCATTTCATTGAaaggatgtaccacagtttattcctTTTCTGATTgaaggacatttgtgttgtttccagtttttggcaattatgaataaaaccactataaatatgtacaggtttttgtgagaACACACGTCTTCATTTCTCTAGGAGTATGATTGTTGAGTCAAATAGTAAGTGAAGTATATGTTTGATTTTATAAGAAATCAAggcttgggcacagtggcttacacctgtaatcccagtactttgggaggctgaggagcatggactgcttgaactcaggagtttgagaccagcctgggcaacgtggtgaaatcctgtccctacataaaaaatacaaaaactagcctggcttggtggcgtgcacctgtagtccctgccacttgggaggctgaggcaggaatattgtttaagcccgggaggcagaggttgcagtgaactgagatcgtgccactgcactccagcctgggcaacaaagtagagagcctgtcttaaaaacagcaacaacaaaaatgtagctTAGGTAATCTGTCACTGTGGCAAGGTAGTACATGATATAGTATGTGGATATGGCAAAAAttacacttgcttttttttttttacactgagtcagaaaattattttaataacaaaaattttttttttttacagaatcaaTATAAAATAGCAGTTGATTACTCCATAATTATCAGAATTATTTATACTTGAGGTCTTGGCTAAGTGGGGCTGAAATCAACAAAAGGTCTTGGACTGTTGTTGGCTCACAGATCATCCTAGGAAGCCTGCCCTCTTGATATCTGTCATAGTTACCTCTTATGAGATGACccagtcctttaaaaaaaaaaaatctctctttctttattcattctttggAGGCTTGAAGTGAATTTGACACCGTTTATTAAACACCTTCCAGCCTTTGTCTTTTACTATTTCTTCAACATTCAGTTCTGACTGCATCCATTTCAACTTTGTCTGTTCTTTTCTGAGTTGCTTTAATAACATTAAGTTGtccaaattattttctctctcttcttggaGGTTTTTTACTACTTCTGAGGTCTGggctatacaatttttttttttttttgaaacagagtctcgctctgtcgcccaggctggaatgcagcggcgcgatctcgactcactgcaacctctgcctcccaggttcactccattctcctgcctcagcctcctgagtagctgggactacaggcgcctgccacaacgcctggctaattttttgtatttttggtagagacgggatttcaccatgttagccaggatggtctcgatctcctgacctcgtgatccgccctccttggcctcccaaagtgctgggattacaggcgtgagccaccgcgcccggcctgggctATACAATTTTTTATGACTCTGTTCCTACTGGCAAGAGCTGCCATCAAAGACCCATAAATTTGTTTACAGGTTTGGCTGGCATCAATTTTCCCTACAAAGGAAGCTGTTAGAACCTTAGTGTTTAATTTATATACTATTCTGTCATCACTTGTCCTTATCACTTTGAGTAATTCCTGGAACTGGGCAAACTCCTCCCAGTTCACACTGCCACTGGGTGCCGCCATATTggacaaacaaaaattatacttTCTTACTCATTAGATATTAGTAtattcccatttaacagatgtgGAAATCAAGGCTTAGAAAGGCTGAAAGCACAGAACCAGTAACTTGCCTGGATTTAAACCCAGTTCTGCCTGACAAGTATTTTCAGTTACATAGGGTCTTATTTTAAGTCCTTCAGCCAAATTTGAACTTTTAAACCTTTATACATTAGAGTGCAACTGTGCTAAAAGATGTTCTTTAGGAGATTTGATAATAAGCTGTGACTTTAGCTCTCATAGCTGACAGTACTTCAATTCTAAAAATGTGCTTTATCTCTTTCTGATGCCCCAGAGAGTTGGTTCCTCTTTCAGCACTTGACACATACCTCGTGTCACTTAGTGCTCTGGGCTCGAATGATCTATTCATGTGGCAGTTCCTTTTCCCTCTGACAGTGCATTCCTTCTGGATGGGGACtgtgttctttgtttctttagcACCCACTACAAGGCCTGCCATATGGGAGACATTCAGTCATGATTGAAAGAATGACAGGTTCTTAAATATCACTATACAATCCAGTTGTGTGGTATACAGTTGCTAAATTAATGAAAGTCcttttaatgaattaattcaaAAACTATTGATTGAGCCTCTTCTTGCTATGTGGTGAGCACTGCATTAGACATTCTGGGAGATATTAAGGGGAACCTCCTAGTTTCAgggaacatacacacacacacacacacacacacagtgaatgcacacatacatgcatgtacataCATACCGAGAAACATAATTATAACATAATGTGAAAGATAAACTGCAATTACAGCTCAAAGAGGCAGAGTAACATAGTAATTTAGAGTAGTGCTTCTCAAAGTACCATTCCGAGAAGATGTCAGGAACTTATGCCAAAATGTACATTAATACTTGGTTTCCTTCATTAGGAGAGTCTTGATATTAAGAAAAACTTGGCTGAATCAAGCAGTTTGTTTAGTGACTGGTTGCACATTTCTTGTCTGTCATGGACCAGTGACAATTAGGCTGTTCACTGGCAGCTTGTCTATGGACTACACTTGAAATAATATGTGGTTAAGAGTACAAGCTctgcccacagaatgggagaaaatatttgcaagctatctagctgacaagggattaataaccagaatatataaggagctcaaacaactctatagcaaaaaaaaaaaaaaaaaaatctaataatctaatttaaaaatggacaaaagatctgaatagatgtttcttaaaagatgtacagatggcaaacaggcctatgaaaaagtgctcaacatcactgattgtcagagaaatgcaaatcaaaactacagtgagatatcatctcattatggcttttatccaaaagacaggcaataacaaatgttgacgaggatgtggagaaaaaggaatacactgttgatgggattgaaaattagtacaaccattatggagaacagtttggaagttcctcaaaaaactaaaaattgagctaccatatgatctagcagtcTCACTGCTAGGTATAaactccaaagaaagaaaatcagtatatcgaaaagatatctgcactcccgtatttattgcagcactattcacaatagccaagatttggaagcaactggAGTGTCtgtcaacaggtgaatggataaagaaaatgtacatgtaTACAATAGAGTAGTATTCacccataaaaatgaatgagatcctgtcatttgcaacaacatagatggaactggaggttattatgttaagtgaaataagccaggcacaaaaaagacaaacattgcatgttgtcatttatttgtgggtgctaaaattaaaaacaattgaactcagaGATAGAGAGTAgtatgatggttaccagaggctgggaagggcagtgggggctgggggagaagtggggatggttaatgggtatcaaaaaatagaaagattgaataagatctaatatttgatagcacaacagggtgactatagttgataatttaattgtacatttacaaataactaaaagagtatagttggattgtttgtagcacaaaggataaatgcttgagatgatggatatcccatttactctgatgtgattcttatgcattgtatgcctgtatcaaaatatcccatataccctataaatatatatacctgctatggacccacaaaaattaaacattaaaaaaaagagtacaaGCTCTGGAATCAAATTGTTGGCATTCATATTCTAGTTCTATCAGTTATTAGCAATATGACCTTGGGaaattctgagcctcagtttcctcatctatataaTGAGGATgataattttttctgtttcttt
Coding sequences within it:
- the LOC100973279 gene encoding protein MIX23-like; the encoded protein is MAAPSGSVNWEEFAQFQELLKVIRTSDDRIVYKLNTKVLTASFVGKIDASQTCKQIYGSLMAALASRNRVIKNCIAQTSEVVKNLQEERENNLDNLMLLKQLRKEQTKLKWMQSELNVEEIVKDKGWKVFNKRCQIHFKPPKNE